Sequence from the Bacteroidota bacterium genome:
GATTACGTTTATGCTTATTATAATCGCGGCATAGCAAAAGCTAAACGTATGGATTTCCGTGAAGCGATAGAAGATTATGATAAAGCAATTGAGCTAAAACCTGATTATGCTGATTTATACGCTAACCGAGCCCACTCAAAACGGTTGCTTGGCTATCTTAACGAAGCAATCGATGATTATAGTAAAAACATTTTGTTAAAACCAGAAGATGCTGATGCCTATAATGACCGTGGCCTTACAAAATTTTATCTTAAAGATTACAAGGGCGCGATTGAGGATTGCACCAAAGCAATTGAACTAAAATCTGAGCTCCCCTGGGTCTCCTATGAAACTCGAGGCGACGCAAAAAAAGAATTGGGTGATGAAGAAGGGGCTCTAAGTGATTTTAAAAAGGCCGATGAACTTAAACGAAAAATTGAAATAAAAAAAGATAAATAAAAGTGAATGACCGAACCTCCTAAGTACAATAATTTTGAAGAAAAGAAAGCATATTTTGAAATTATAAAAATAAATGATTTTGAAACTCTTTGGGATAAGTTGGGTAAGATCAACTTTGAAGCTATTTATCGAGGTGTTTCTTCATCATTATATAAAATATTCAGCTCACAACATAGATTTATAATTGAAAATGATTTATCAAATGACAATAACGAGTTATTGATAACCAGAGAATTATTTAAGCATGTTTTGAAATTGTCATATTTAAACGATTTGTTTTGTGAAACTCAACGAACGGTTGGAAATATAAGACTTGATAGTACTATAAATGATACCACCTCCGTTTCACATAAAACGATTAAGTTAAAATATACCTTTTTTCTTTTTAGTATTTTGCAACATTATAAAGCAATAGCTCCTCTTGTTGATTTTACAAGTAATTTTCAGAAAGCATTATTCTTCGCGACAGATAACGTTAATGAATCTACCTATTCTGACGAAAACAATATTAAAAACTATGTTTCGGTTTATATATTGAATAAGGGCAGGATAATCAAAAACAAAGTTAATAAATCCGCACATGGAAAATTAACTAATCCGCAAAGGCTCAAATGGATGATTGAAGCTTGGTTCAAGGATGCAATAGAATTGGCGGATAGTTTCTTTATAGATAATTGCCATTACATAAATGATGAACTCCATTTGTTTGAAGATGACGAATTTATTGAAAACATTAATCTCATTGTCCAAGAAGGAAAATTCATTTTCTATAAATTAAATGGGAAAAGATCATTGGAAGAGGTTTATAAAAAGGCTTATGGCGATAAAATTCTTTCTTTTGAAATTCATAAA
This genomic interval carries:
- a CDS encoding tetratricopeptide repeat protein; translation: MENEENKSIVKIESAFVQKVGNQIAVTNKLLNTTNEKLAKEYFEKGLVCAQKEDYSLAILNWTKSIELKSDYVYAYYNRGIAKAKRMDFREAIEDYDKAIELKPDYADLYANRAHSKRLLGYLNEAIDDYSKNILLKPEDADAYNDRGLTKFYLKDYKGAIEDCTKAIELKSELPWVSYETRGDAKKELGDEEGALSDFKKADELKRKIEIKKDK
- a CDS encoding FRG domain-containing protein translates to MTEPPKYNNFEEKKAYFEIIKINDFETLWDKLGKINFEAIYRGVSSSLYKIFSSQHRFIIENDLSNDNNELLITRELFKHVLKLSYLNDLFCETQRTVGNIRLDSTINDTTSVSHKTIKLKYTFFLFSILQHYKAIAPLVDFTSNFQKALFFATDNVNESTYSDENNIKNYVSVYILNKGRIIKNKVNKSAHGKLTNPQRLKWMIEAWFKDAIELADSFFIDNCHYINDELHLFEDDEFIENINLIVQEGKFIFYKLNGKRSLEEVYKKAYGDKILSFEIHKKLIPEIILSLTEKKITHNTMYPDMQMDVKKCFEDSKNAILSSELNINNTIPL